The genomic DNA CCTGTTGAAATCGAGAAGCAGATCACGTTTCCGATCGAAGTGTCCTTCGCCGGAATCCCCGGCCTGCAATCAACGCGTTCACTGTCGCGCAATGGGTTCTCGCAGGTTACCGCGATCTTCGATGACGACGTGGACATCTACTTTGCCCGCCAGCAGGTGTTTGAACGGCTGAGTCAGGCGGGTGAGAGTCTTCCTCCGGGAGCAGAGCCGGTCATGGGGCCGATCGCGACCGGACTCGGCGAAGTTTACATGTACACCGTGGAGTATGAGCATCCTCACGGAGAAGGCGCTCCGAAGACTGACGGAAAGCCTGGCTGGCAGAGTGACGGCTCTTACCTGACGCCGGAAAGTCGAAGTCTTCGTGGCGATGTCGAATTGGTGGCCTATCTCCGCGAGGTCCAGGACTGGCTGATCAGCATGCAGCTTCGCACGGTATCCGGTATTGCCGGCGTTGACTCCATCGGCGGCTATGTGAAACAGTACCACGTCCAGCCCGATCCGATGAAGTTGGTGAGCTATGGCCTGACCTTTAGCGACGTGATCGAGGCGTTGGAGCGCAACAACATCAGCACCGGCGCGGGCTACATCGAGCACAAGGGAGAGATGTACATCGTCCGCGCTGCAGGACGAATCAACACGCTTGAGGAAATTGAGACTATTACGGTCGGTTCGCGAAACGGCGTGCCCATCTACATCCGAGATATCGTCGTGCCGGGAGGCGTTCGAATTGGCCGCGAGTTGCGAACCGGGTCAGCGAGCGAAAATGGCGAGGAGATAGTCGTCGGCACGGCGATCATGCTCTTGGGGGAGAACAGCCGAACGGTCGCAGCCGCCGCAGATGCAAAACTGGCCGACATTCAACAAAGTCTGCCGCCTGGCATCCGCGCCAAGACCGTATTGAATCGTACCAAGCTGGTTGATGCTACGATTCGCACGGTTGAAAAGAACCTCGTTGAAGGCGCAATCCTGGTCATCGTGGTGCTGCTGCTCCTGCTCGGCAACTTTCGCGCGGCGCTGATCTGTGCCCTGGCGATACCCCTGTCGATGCTCTTTGCTGCCATCGGAATGGTGCAGACTAAGGTGAGCGGAAACCTGATGTCGCTTGGTGCCATTGACTTCGGTCTGATCGTCGATGGTGCTGTCATCATCGTGGAGAACTGCATCCGTCGGCTGGCGGAGGAACAGCACGCCAAAGGGCGCCTGCTGACGCTCCAAGAGCGACTTCACATCGTCTTCGAAGGCAGCAAACAGGTGCGTAGCGCAACCGCCTTCGGCGAGGCCATCATCACAGTTGTGTACGTGCCGATCCTCACACTGACGGGCATCGAAGGGAAGATGTTCCACCCGATGGCGCTGACCGTCATATTCGCCTTGGCCGGAGCATTCGTCTTGTCGTTGACTTTCGTGCCGGCAATGGTGGCGATTCTGGTGCGAGGCCGGGTGAAGGAAAAAGAAGTCTTCGTCATTCGGTGGGCAAAGGCAGCGTACGAGCCCGCAGTTCGTTGGGCGCTAAGGGCCCGTTGGGCGGTCGCAGGCGTTGCGGTTGTAATTTTCACCGCGTCGCTGGTCTTGTTCAACACGTTGGGACAGGAGTTCGTGCCCAGGCTGGATGAGAAGGATCTCGCGATGCATGCGCTTCGCATTCCAAGCACGTCTCTCACGCAATCACAGGAGATGCAGTTTGACGTTGAGCGTGTCGTCAGCGCATTTCCGGAGGTCGCTTTTCTTTATTCCAAAATCGGCACCGCAGAAATGGCGACAGACCCGATGCCGCAGAACGTGGCGGACACCTTCGTCATTCTGAAGCCCGAAGAAGAATGGCGCAGCGAGGCTGAGTTGGACAAGCTGATTGCGGCGAAGACAGAGGAGATGGAGCGGATAATGGGTCACGGCGAGGAGGAAGACGCCCACGGAAGTGATGAGGGTGGACACGATACAGTCGTAGCCATAGGCCATAAGGGCAAGTTGCTCAAGCTCATCGAGCTGAGCGTCAAGGCCCTACCGGGCAACAACTACGAATTCACGCAGCCCATCGAAATGCGGTTCAACGAACTGATTGCCGGCGTGCGAGGCGACGTGGCGGTCAAGGTCTATGGCGATGACTTCGACGCGATGCGAAAGACCGCGGACCAAATACTGGCGGTGCTGCAGAC from Phycisphaerae bacterium includes the following:
- a CDS encoding CusA/CzcA family heavy metal efflux RND transporter is translated as MLEKVLHFSIRNRWLVMLFTIIIAAIGVNSLIKLPIDAVPDITNNQVQINTEYPALSPVEIEKQITFPIEVSFAGIPGLQSTRSLSRNGFSQVTAIFDDDVDIYFARQQVFERLSQAGESLPPGAEPVMGPIATGLGEVYMYTVEYEHPHGEGAPKTDGKPGWQSDGSYLTPESRSLRGDVELVAYLREVQDWLISMQLRTVSGIAGVDSIGGYVKQYHVQPDPMKLVSYGLTFSDVIEALERNNISTGAGYIEHKGEMYIVRAAGRINTLEEIETITVGSRNGVPIYIRDIVVPGGVRIGRELRTGSASENGEEIVVGTAIMLLGENSRTVAAAADAKLADIQQSLPPGIRAKTVLNRTKLVDATIRTVEKNLVEGAILVIVVLLLLLGNFRAALICALAIPLSMLFAAIGMVQTKVSGNLMSLGAIDFGLIVDGAVIIVENCIRRLAEEQHAKGRLLTLQERLHIVFEGSKQVRSATAFGEAIITVVYVPILTLTGIEGKMFHPMALTVIFALAGAFVLSLTFVPAMVAILVRGRVKEKEVFVIRWAKAAYEPAVRWALRARWAVAGVAVVIFTASLVLFNTLGQEFVPRLDEKDLAMHALRIPSTSLTQSQEMQFDVERVVSAFPEVAFLYSKIGTAEMATDPMPQNVADTFVILKPEEEWRSEAELDKLIAAKTEEMERIMGHGEEEDAHGSDEGGHDTVVAIGHKGKLLKLIELSVKALPGNNYEFTQPIEMRFNELIAGVRGDVAVKVYGDDFDAMRKTADQILAVLQTIPGAADARVEQTSGMPVLTVEIDRAAIARYGLNVADVQDVVAVAIGGREAGLVFEGDRRFDVIVRLPDSLRAQPQTLENLWIPLPAREDDFEDVRVASASQLTGIMTPPARMGFIPLGDVARIDVTEGTNQISRENGKRRVFVQCNVRGRDLGSFVAEAQAKVRAISQPSGQWIDWGGQFENLVAAKRRLAVVVPICFLLIFILLFSTFKSAKYSLLVFSAVPLGLTGGIASLWLRDMPFSISAAVGFIALSGVAVLNGLVMVTFINQLRQEGMARDQAIIHGSLTRLRPVLMTALVASLGFVPMALATGTGAEVQRPLATVVIGGLVTSTLLTLLVLPALYRIFTGWDPSGAPSPVPQKWEEPDARSLESQRESDTSAAGPSSEQPREDDDSRDSNRTG